Proteins from a single region of Melanotaenia boesemani isolate fMelBoe1 chromosome 3, fMelBoe1.pri, whole genome shotgun sequence:
- the LOC121636377 gene encoding poly(rC)-binding protein 2 isoform X5 has translation MDSGVIEGGLNVTLTIRLLMHGKEVGSIIGKKGESVKKMREESGARINISEGNCPERIITLAGPTTAIFKAFSMIIEKLEEDISSSMSNSTATSKPPVTLRIVVPASQCGSLIGKGGCKIKEIRESTGAQVQVAGDMLPNSTERAITIAGTPQSIIECVKQICVVMLESPPKGVTIPYRPKPSGSPVIFAGGQAYAVQGQHAIPQPDSSSAAISPQLTKLHQLAMQQSPFPIAPSNQGFTGIDASAQTSSHEMTIPNDLIGCIIGRQGAKINEIRQMSGAQIKIANPVDGSTDRQVTITGSPASISLAEYLINASLPCDPSRLCCPSLLVSLSTV, from the exons ATGGACTCCGGTGTGATTGAAGGCGGGCTCAATGTCACCCTTACCATTAGGTTGCTCATGCATGGGAAG gaAGTTGGAAGCATTATCGGGAAg AAAGGTGAATCTGTGAAAAAGATGAGAGAAGAG AGTGGGGCTCGCATCAACATCTCCGAGGGCAATTGTCCTGAGAGGATTATTACTTTGGCAGGTCCAACCACTGCCATCTTTAAGGCATTTTCCATGATCATTGAGAAGTTGGAAGAG GATATAAGCAGCTCGATGTCAAACAGCACAGCTACCAGCAAGCCCCCAGTGACTCTGCGCATTGTGGTACCTGCTAGCCAGTGTGGCTCCCTCATTGGGAAAGGTGGCTGCAAGATCAAGGAAATTCGAGAG TCAACTGGTGCTCAGGTACAAGTGGCAGGAGATATGCTACCAAACTCCACAGAGCGTGCCATTACCATAGCTGGCACTCCCCAGTCAATAATTGAGTGTGTAAAACAGATCTGTGTGGTCATGCTTGAG TCTCCCCCTAAGGGGGTCACTATCCCCTACCGACCCAAGCCTTCAGGATCACCTGTCATTTTTGCAGGCGGACAG GCATATGCTGTACAAGGACAGCACGCGATTCCACAGCCAGAT TCTTCCTCTGCTGCTATTTCTCCACAGCTCACCAAGCTTCACCAGCTGGCTATGCAGCAGAGCCCTTTTCCCATTGCACCAAGCAACCAGGGATTCACTG GGATAGATGCTTCTGCTCAAACCAGTTCTCATGAGATGACCATTCCAAATGAT CTTATTGGATGCATCATTGGCCGCCAGGGAGCCAAGATCAACGAGATCAGACAAATGTCTGGTGCCCAGATCAAGATTGCAAACCCAGTGGATGGATCAACTGACCGCCAGGTTACCATCACAGGCTCACCTGCCAGCATCAGTCTGGCGGAGTACCTCATCAATGCCAG CCTGCCCTGTGACCCATCCCGACTGTGTTGTCCCTCTCTCCTTGTCTCTCTTTCTACAGTGTAG
- the LOC121636377 gene encoding poly(rC)-binding protein 2 isoform X1 yields MDSGVIEGGLNVTLTIRLLMHGKEVGSIIGKKGESVKKMREESGARINISEGNCPERIITLAGPTTAIFKAFSMIIEKLEEDISSSMSNSTATSKPPVTLRIVVPASQCGSLIGKGGCKIKEIRESTGAQVQVAGDMLPNSTERAITIAGTPQSIIECVKQICVVMLESPPKGVTIPYRPKPSGSPVIFAGGQAYAVQGQHAIPQPDSSSAAISPQLTKLHQLAMQQSPFPIAPSNQGFTGIDASAQTSSHEMTIPNDLIGCIIGRQGAKINEIRQMSGAQIKIANPVDGSTDRQVTITGSPASISLAEYLINASVESSKPPPSSSSSLNPEQTSLCPPSTSTTTTTTTTTTTTTTTSSAATSSFPSSSSSSSSCVVPPTASIPLSLLAPGPPPPSSSSSSSSSSTDSLLPSSPACVSSLLSLKPLPLLALHVVSGASNTPHSIPTEPKVAPELGSKSKRRRLSPY; encoded by the exons ATGGACTCCGGTGTGATTGAAGGCGGGCTCAATGTCACCCTTACCATTAGGTTGCTCATGCATGGGAAG gaAGTTGGAAGCATTATCGGGAAg AAAGGTGAATCTGTGAAAAAGATGAGAGAAGAG AGTGGGGCTCGCATCAACATCTCCGAGGGCAATTGTCCTGAGAGGATTATTACTTTGGCAGGTCCAACCACTGCCATCTTTAAGGCATTTTCCATGATCATTGAGAAGTTGGAAGAG GATATAAGCAGCTCGATGTCAAACAGCACAGCTACCAGCAAGCCCCCAGTGACTCTGCGCATTGTGGTACCTGCTAGCCAGTGTGGCTCCCTCATTGGGAAAGGTGGCTGCAAGATCAAGGAAATTCGAGAG TCAACTGGTGCTCAGGTACAAGTGGCAGGAGATATGCTACCAAACTCCACAGAGCGTGCCATTACCATAGCTGGCACTCCCCAGTCAATAATTGAGTGTGTAAAACAGATCTGTGTGGTCATGCTTGAG TCTCCCCCTAAGGGGGTCACTATCCCCTACCGACCCAAGCCTTCAGGATCACCTGTCATTTTTGCAGGCGGACAG GCATATGCTGTACAAGGACAGCACGCGATTCCACAGCCAGAT TCTTCCTCTGCTGCTATTTCTCCACAGCTCACCAAGCTTCACCAGCTGGCTATGCAGCAGAGCCCTTTTCCCATTGCACCAAGCAACCAGGGATTCACTG GGATAGATGCTTCTGCTCAAACCAGTTCTCATGAGATGACCATTCCAAATGAT CTTATTGGATGCATCATTGGCCGCCAGGGAGCCAAGATCAACGAGATCAGACAAATGTCTGGTGCCCAGATCAAGATTGCAAACCCAGTGGATGGATCAACTGACCGCCAGGTTACCATCACAGGCTCACCTGCCAGCATCAGTCTGGCGGAGTACCTCATCAATGCCAG TGTAGAGTCCTCTAaacctcctccctcctcctcctcctccttgaaCCCTGAACAGACCAGCTTGTGCCCTCCCTCCAcctctactactactactaccactactactactactactactaccaccacctCCTCTGCTGCTACCTCCTCCttcccctcctcttcttcttcctcttcctcctgtgtGGTGCCCCCCACAGCCTCCATCCCTCTGTCCTTGTTGGCTCCAGGGCcgcctcctccttcttcttcctcctcctcttcttcctcctccactgATTCCCTGCTCCCCAGCTCTCCTGCCTGTGTGTCGAGTCTCCTCAGTCTCAAGCCCCTGCCTCTCCTGGCCCTCCATGTTGTCAGCGGGGCGAGTAACACCCCTCACTCAATCCCCACTGAGCCCAAAGTCGCCCCCGAGCTGGGCTCCAAGTCTAAAAGACGAAGGCTCTCCCCTTACTAA
- the LOC121636377 gene encoding poly(rC)-binding protein 2 isoform X2, with protein sequence MDSGVIEGGLNVTLTIRLLMHGKEVGSIIGKKGESVKKMREESGARINISEGNCPERIITLAGPTTAIFKAFSMIIEKLEEDISSSMSNSTATSKPPVTLRIVVPASQCGSLIGKGGCKIKEIRESTGAQVQVAGDMLPNSTERAITIAGTPQSIIECVKQICVVMLESPPKGVTIPYRPKPSGSPVIFAGGQAYAVQGQHAIPQPDLTKLHQLAMQQSPFPIAPSNQGFTGIDASAQTSSHEMTIPNDLIGCIIGRQGAKINEIRQMSGAQIKIANPVDGSTDRQVTITGSPASISLAEYLINASVESSKPPPSSSSSLNPEQTSLCPPSTSTTTTTTTTTTTTTTTSSAATSSFPSSSSSSSSCVVPPTASIPLSLLAPGPPPPSSSSSSSSSSTDSLLPSSPACVSSLLSLKPLPLLALHVVSGASNTPHSIPTEPKVAPELGSKSKRRRLSPY encoded by the exons ATGGACTCCGGTGTGATTGAAGGCGGGCTCAATGTCACCCTTACCATTAGGTTGCTCATGCATGGGAAG gaAGTTGGAAGCATTATCGGGAAg AAAGGTGAATCTGTGAAAAAGATGAGAGAAGAG AGTGGGGCTCGCATCAACATCTCCGAGGGCAATTGTCCTGAGAGGATTATTACTTTGGCAGGTCCAACCACTGCCATCTTTAAGGCATTTTCCATGATCATTGAGAAGTTGGAAGAG GATATAAGCAGCTCGATGTCAAACAGCACAGCTACCAGCAAGCCCCCAGTGACTCTGCGCATTGTGGTACCTGCTAGCCAGTGTGGCTCCCTCATTGGGAAAGGTGGCTGCAAGATCAAGGAAATTCGAGAG TCAACTGGTGCTCAGGTACAAGTGGCAGGAGATATGCTACCAAACTCCACAGAGCGTGCCATTACCATAGCTGGCACTCCCCAGTCAATAATTGAGTGTGTAAAACAGATCTGTGTGGTCATGCTTGAG TCTCCCCCTAAGGGGGTCACTATCCCCTACCGACCCAAGCCTTCAGGATCACCTGTCATTTTTGCAGGCGGACAG GCATATGCTGTACAAGGACAGCACGCGATTCCACAGCCAGAT CTCACCAAGCTTCACCAGCTGGCTATGCAGCAGAGCCCTTTTCCCATTGCACCAAGCAACCAGGGATTCACTG GGATAGATGCTTCTGCTCAAACCAGTTCTCATGAGATGACCATTCCAAATGAT CTTATTGGATGCATCATTGGCCGCCAGGGAGCCAAGATCAACGAGATCAGACAAATGTCTGGTGCCCAGATCAAGATTGCAAACCCAGTGGATGGATCAACTGACCGCCAGGTTACCATCACAGGCTCACCTGCCAGCATCAGTCTGGCGGAGTACCTCATCAATGCCAG TGTAGAGTCCTCTAaacctcctccctcctcctcctcctccttgaaCCCTGAACAGACCAGCTTGTGCCCTCCCTCCAcctctactactactactaccactactactactactactactaccaccacctCCTCTGCTGCTACCTCCTCCttcccctcctcttcttcttcctcttcctcctgtgtGGTGCCCCCCACAGCCTCCATCCCTCTGTCCTTGTTGGCTCCAGGGCcgcctcctccttcttcttcctcctcctcttcttcctcctccactgATTCCCTGCTCCCCAGCTCTCCTGCCTGTGTGTCGAGTCTCCTCAGTCTCAAGCCCCTGCCTCTCCTGGCCCTCCATGTTGTCAGCGGGGCGAGTAACACCCCTCACTCAATCCCCACTGAGCCCAAAGTCGCCCCCGAGCTGGGCTCCAAGTCTAAAAGACGAAGGCTCTCCCCTTACTAA
- the prr13 gene encoding proline rich 13, protein MWPNQGPPPPVGPPNPAFPPGYNPACPPVPPPGVFPQAPPPAYPAGQYPAGMNPAMGPIAPPGVMPYGAPGPHPYPMAPGGYPAVPPAGVYPGPYPHSPKGGHHKGHHKGHYPGGLNPMTGGLAGMGMGLVGHKANKKMKKKMKKAHKGHKHGHHTHGKSSSSSSSSSSSD, encoded by the exons ATGTGGCCAAATCAAG GTCCTCCTCCCCCTGTTGGTCCACCAAATCCTGCCTTCCCCCCTGGCTACAACCCTGCATGCCCCCCTGTTCCTCCACCCGGTGTTTTCCCCCAGGCTCCACCCCCAGCATACCCAGCTGGTCAATACCCAGCAGGGATGAACCCAGCCATGGGGCCAATTGCACCTCCAGGGGTGATGCCTTATGGAGCTCCTGGACCTCATCCTTATCCTATGGCTCCGGGTGGATATCCTGCTGTCCCTCCTGCAGGTGTTTACCCAGGTCCATACCCACACTCTCCAAAAGGAGGTCACCATAAAGGCCACCACAAAGGTCATTATCCAGGAGGGTTAAATCCCATGACTGGAGGATTGGCAGGAATGGGAATGGGGCTGGTTGGACACAAAGCcaataagaagatgaagaaaaagatgaagaaagcaCATAAGGGGCACAAACACGGGCACCACACACATGGCAAG tcctccagcagcagtagcagcagcagcagtagtgaCTGA
- the LOC121636377 gene encoding poly(rC)-binding protein 2 isoform X6 produces the protein MDSGVIEGGLNVTLTIRLLMHGKEVGSIIGKKGESVKKMREESGARINISEGNCPERIITLAGPTTAIFKAFSMIIEKLEEDISSSMSNSTATSKPPVTLRIVVPASQCGSLIGKGGCKIKEIRESTGAQVQVAGDMLPNSTERAITIAGTPQSIIECVKQICVVMLESPPKGVTIPYRPKPSGSPVIFAGGQAYAVQGQHAIPQPDSSSAAISPQLTKLHQLAMQQSPFPIAPSNQGFTGIDASAQTSSHEMTIPNDLIGCIIGRQGAKINEIRQMSGAQIKIANPVDGSTDRQVTITGSPASISLAEYLINARLSSEATGLAAN, from the exons ATGGACTCCGGTGTGATTGAAGGCGGGCTCAATGTCACCCTTACCATTAGGTTGCTCATGCATGGGAAG gaAGTTGGAAGCATTATCGGGAAg AAAGGTGAATCTGTGAAAAAGATGAGAGAAGAG AGTGGGGCTCGCATCAACATCTCCGAGGGCAATTGTCCTGAGAGGATTATTACTTTGGCAGGTCCAACCACTGCCATCTTTAAGGCATTTTCCATGATCATTGAGAAGTTGGAAGAG GATATAAGCAGCTCGATGTCAAACAGCACAGCTACCAGCAAGCCCCCAGTGACTCTGCGCATTGTGGTACCTGCTAGCCAGTGTGGCTCCCTCATTGGGAAAGGTGGCTGCAAGATCAAGGAAATTCGAGAG TCAACTGGTGCTCAGGTACAAGTGGCAGGAGATATGCTACCAAACTCCACAGAGCGTGCCATTACCATAGCTGGCACTCCCCAGTCAATAATTGAGTGTGTAAAACAGATCTGTGTGGTCATGCTTGAG TCTCCCCCTAAGGGGGTCACTATCCCCTACCGACCCAAGCCTTCAGGATCACCTGTCATTTTTGCAGGCGGACAG GCATATGCTGTACAAGGACAGCACGCGATTCCACAGCCAGAT TCTTCCTCTGCTGCTATTTCTCCACAGCTCACCAAGCTTCACCAGCTGGCTATGCAGCAGAGCCCTTTTCCCATTGCACCAAGCAACCAGGGATTCACTG GGATAGATGCTTCTGCTCAAACCAGTTCTCATGAGATGACCATTCCAAATGAT CTTATTGGATGCATCATTGGCCGCCAGGGAGCCAAGATCAACGAGATCAGACAAATGTCTGGTGCCCAGATCAAGATTGCAAACCCAGTGGATGGATCAACTGACCGCCAGGTTACCATCACAGGCTCACCTGCCAGCATCAGTCTGGCGGAGTACCTCATCAATGCCAG GCTTTCCTCTGAGGCCACAGGATTGGCAGCCAACTGA
- the LOC121636377 gene encoding poly(rC)-binding protein 2 isoform X3 has protein sequence MDSGVIEGGLNVTLTIRLLMHGKEVGSIIGKKGESVKKMREESGARINISEGNCPERIITLAGPTTAIFKAFSMIIEKLEEDISSSMSNSTATSKPPVTLRIVVPASQCGSLIGKGGCKIKEIRESTGAQVQVAGDMLPNSTERAITIAGTPQSIIECVKQICVVMLESPPKGVTIPYRPKPSGSPVIFAGGQSSSAAISPQLTKLHQLAMQQSPFPIAPSNQGFTGIDASAQTSSHEMTIPNDLIGCIIGRQGAKINEIRQMSGAQIKIANPVDGSTDRQVTITGSPASISLAEYLINASVESSKPPPSSSSSLNPEQTSLCPPSTSTTTTTTTTTTTTTTTSSAATSSFPSSSSSSSSCVVPPTASIPLSLLAPGPPPPSSSSSSSSSSTDSLLPSSPACVSSLLSLKPLPLLALHVVSGASNTPHSIPTEPKVAPELGSKSKRRRLSPY, from the exons ATGGACTCCGGTGTGATTGAAGGCGGGCTCAATGTCACCCTTACCATTAGGTTGCTCATGCATGGGAAG gaAGTTGGAAGCATTATCGGGAAg AAAGGTGAATCTGTGAAAAAGATGAGAGAAGAG AGTGGGGCTCGCATCAACATCTCCGAGGGCAATTGTCCTGAGAGGATTATTACTTTGGCAGGTCCAACCACTGCCATCTTTAAGGCATTTTCCATGATCATTGAGAAGTTGGAAGAG GATATAAGCAGCTCGATGTCAAACAGCACAGCTACCAGCAAGCCCCCAGTGACTCTGCGCATTGTGGTACCTGCTAGCCAGTGTGGCTCCCTCATTGGGAAAGGTGGCTGCAAGATCAAGGAAATTCGAGAG TCAACTGGTGCTCAGGTACAAGTGGCAGGAGATATGCTACCAAACTCCACAGAGCGTGCCATTACCATAGCTGGCACTCCCCAGTCAATAATTGAGTGTGTAAAACAGATCTGTGTGGTCATGCTTGAG TCTCCCCCTAAGGGGGTCACTATCCCCTACCGACCCAAGCCTTCAGGATCACCTGTCATTTTTGCAGGCGGACAG TCTTCCTCTGCTGCTATTTCTCCACAGCTCACCAAGCTTCACCAGCTGGCTATGCAGCAGAGCCCTTTTCCCATTGCACCAAGCAACCAGGGATTCACTG GGATAGATGCTTCTGCTCAAACCAGTTCTCATGAGATGACCATTCCAAATGAT CTTATTGGATGCATCATTGGCCGCCAGGGAGCCAAGATCAACGAGATCAGACAAATGTCTGGTGCCCAGATCAAGATTGCAAACCCAGTGGATGGATCAACTGACCGCCAGGTTACCATCACAGGCTCACCTGCCAGCATCAGTCTGGCGGAGTACCTCATCAATGCCAG TGTAGAGTCCTCTAaacctcctccctcctcctcctcctccttgaaCCCTGAACAGACCAGCTTGTGCCCTCCCTCCAcctctactactactactaccactactactactactactactaccaccacctCCTCTGCTGCTACCTCCTCCttcccctcctcttcttcttcctcttcctcctgtgtGGTGCCCCCCACAGCCTCCATCCCTCTGTCCTTGTTGGCTCCAGGGCcgcctcctccttcttcttcctcctcctcttcttcctcctccactgATTCCCTGCTCCCCAGCTCTCCTGCCTGTGTGTCGAGTCTCCTCAGTCTCAAGCCCCTGCCTCTCCTGGCCCTCCATGTTGTCAGCGGGGCGAGTAACACCCCTCACTCAATCCCCACTGAGCCCAAAGTCGCCCCCGAGCTGGGCTCCAAGTCTAAAAGACGAAGGCTCTCCCCTTACTAA
- the LOC121636377 gene encoding poly(rC)-binding protein 2 isoform X7, with the protein MDSGVIEGGLNVTLTIRLLMHGKEVGSIIGKKGESVKKMREESGARINISEGNCPERIITLAGPTTAIFKAFSMIIEKLEEDISSSMSNSTATSKPPVTLRIVVPASQCGSLIGKGGCKIKEIRESTGAQVQVAGDMLPNSTERAITIAGTPQSIIECVKQICVVMLESPPKGVTIPYRPKPSGSPVIFAGGQAYAVQGQHAIPQPDLTKLHQLAMQQSPFPIAPSNQGFTGIDASAQTSSHEMTIPNDLIGCIIGRQGAKINEIRQMSGAQIKIANPVDGSTDRQVTITGSPASISLAEYLINARLSSEATGLAAN; encoded by the exons ATGGACTCCGGTGTGATTGAAGGCGGGCTCAATGTCACCCTTACCATTAGGTTGCTCATGCATGGGAAG gaAGTTGGAAGCATTATCGGGAAg AAAGGTGAATCTGTGAAAAAGATGAGAGAAGAG AGTGGGGCTCGCATCAACATCTCCGAGGGCAATTGTCCTGAGAGGATTATTACTTTGGCAGGTCCAACCACTGCCATCTTTAAGGCATTTTCCATGATCATTGAGAAGTTGGAAGAG GATATAAGCAGCTCGATGTCAAACAGCACAGCTACCAGCAAGCCCCCAGTGACTCTGCGCATTGTGGTACCTGCTAGCCAGTGTGGCTCCCTCATTGGGAAAGGTGGCTGCAAGATCAAGGAAATTCGAGAG TCAACTGGTGCTCAGGTACAAGTGGCAGGAGATATGCTACCAAACTCCACAGAGCGTGCCATTACCATAGCTGGCACTCCCCAGTCAATAATTGAGTGTGTAAAACAGATCTGTGTGGTCATGCTTGAG TCTCCCCCTAAGGGGGTCACTATCCCCTACCGACCCAAGCCTTCAGGATCACCTGTCATTTTTGCAGGCGGACAG GCATATGCTGTACAAGGACAGCACGCGATTCCACAGCCAGAT CTCACCAAGCTTCACCAGCTGGCTATGCAGCAGAGCCCTTTTCCCATTGCACCAAGCAACCAGGGATTCACTG GGATAGATGCTTCTGCTCAAACCAGTTCTCATGAGATGACCATTCCAAATGAT CTTATTGGATGCATCATTGGCCGCCAGGGAGCCAAGATCAACGAGATCAGACAAATGTCTGGTGCCCAGATCAAGATTGCAAACCCAGTGGATGGATCAACTGACCGCCAGGTTACCATCACAGGCTCACCTGCCAGCATCAGTCTGGCGGAGTACCTCATCAATGCCAG GCTTTCCTCTGAGGCCACAGGATTGGCAGCCAACTGA
- the LOC121636377 gene encoding poly(rC)-binding protein 2 isoform X4: MDSGVIEGGLNVTLTIRLLMHGKEVGSIIGKKGESVKKMREESGARINISEGNCPERIITLAGPTTAIFKAFSMIIEKLEEDISSSMSNSTATSKPPVTLRIVVPASQCGSLIGKGGCKIKEIRESTGAQVQVAGDMLPNSTERAITIAGTPQSIIECVKQICVVMLESPPKGVTIPYRPKPSGSPVIFAGGQLTKLHQLAMQQSPFPIAPSNQGFTGIDASAQTSSHEMTIPNDLIGCIIGRQGAKINEIRQMSGAQIKIANPVDGSTDRQVTITGSPASISLAEYLINASVESSKPPPSSSSSLNPEQTSLCPPSTSTTTTTTTTTTTTTTTSSAATSSFPSSSSSSSSCVVPPTASIPLSLLAPGPPPPSSSSSSSSSSTDSLLPSSPACVSSLLSLKPLPLLALHVVSGASNTPHSIPTEPKVAPELGSKSKRRRLSPY, translated from the exons ATGGACTCCGGTGTGATTGAAGGCGGGCTCAATGTCACCCTTACCATTAGGTTGCTCATGCATGGGAAG gaAGTTGGAAGCATTATCGGGAAg AAAGGTGAATCTGTGAAAAAGATGAGAGAAGAG AGTGGGGCTCGCATCAACATCTCCGAGGGCAATTGTCCTGAGAGGATTATTACTTTGGCAGGTCCAACCACTGCCATCTTTAAGGCATTTTCCATGATCATTGAGAAGTTGGAAGAG GATATAAGCAGCTCGATGTCAAACAGCACAGCTACCAGCAAGCCCCCAGTGACTCTGCGCATTGTGGTACCTGCTAGCCAGTGTGGCTCCCTCATTGGGAAAGGTGGCTGCAAGATCAAGGAAATTCGAGAG TCAACTGGTGCTCAGGTACAAGTGGCAGGAGATATGCTACCAAACTCCACAGAGCGTGCCATTACCATAGCTGGCACTCCCCAGTCAATAATTGAGTGTGTAAAACAGATCTGTGTGGTCATGCTTGAG TCTCCCCCTAAGGGGGTCACTATCCCCTACCGACCCAAGCCTTCAGGATCACCTGTCATTTTTGCAGGCGGACAG CTCACCAAGCTTCACCAGCTGGCTATGCAGCAGAGCCCTTTTCCCATTGCACCAAGCAACCAGGGATTCACTG GGATAGATGCTTCTGCTCAAACCAGTTCTCATGAGATGACCATTCCAAATGAT CTTATTGGATGCATCATTGGCCGCCAGGGAGCCAAGATCAACGAGATCAGACAAATGTCTGGTGCCCAGATCAAGATTGCAAACCCAGTGGATGGATCAACTGACCGCCAGGTTACCATCACAGGCTCACCTGCCAGCATCAGTCTGGCGGAGTACCTCATCAATGCCAG TGTAGAGTCCTCTAaacctcctccctcctcctcctcctccttgaaCCCTGAACAGACCAGCTTGTGCCCTCCCTCCAcctctactactactactaccactactactactactactactaccaccacctCCTCTGCTGCTACCTCCTCCttcccctcctcttcttcttcctcttcctcctgtgtGGTGCCCCCCACAGCCTCCATCCCTCTGTCCTTGTTGGCTCCAGGGCcgcctcctccttcttcttcctcctcctcttcttcctcctccactgATTCCCTGCTCCCCAGCTCTCCTGCCTGTGTGTCGAGTCTCCTCAGTCTCAAGCCCCTGCCTCTCCTGGCCCTCCATGTTGTCAGCGGGGCGAGTAACACCCCTCACTCAATCCCCACTGAGCCCAAAGTCGCCCCCGAGCTGGGCTCCAAGTCTAAAAGACGAAGGCTCTCCCCTTACTAA